In Candidatus Zixiibacteriota bacterium, a single genomic region encodes these proteins:
- a CDS encoding DUF2723 domain-containing protein, producing the protein MAASRLQIAHPPGYPLLTLVGNVWAGAAFFLRPIVALNLLSAVCASGAALMLFFVLRSFAAERTAPVQITALSVAIAFAATRTLWSVATDFEVYALSAFLVALALWSLLRWWHAGDRPAFYLSAFTLGLGLANHLSIFALVPAFLLVSWLHRRTVPLRDFVAAGLFLLLALSGYLYLLLRPGASLILSWYNPQTWVGFQQQVFAESYQRFLAAPQFADLPPYFHRLGLQLAGELVVPVLTLGVIGLVVQFRRNARLAVVLALTVIANLALNFSYTIADIAPYFLPTIIVACLWIGELFFKLSHLRRLIWLAPLLAFVIAVTAVVGNWKTCDLSTRTNSELYARDLFARVPGGGLLLCGSDNSMFPCLYLRYVENYRPDCAVAGHLPTLSHLQRLLNYRDTGNWTHFRNLLDYGLDSTTLPIVMARELMNYENDYPRLRTDLTPLDLVYVKDSSLIAALAGKPLLLPWNSPPAIYDPKEAALYCVYLLALADQARSTDPAESDRLVVQASQLVQATREPSTVSALAAALVAADRLPAARRLLESVVNDPSLRRSERLQFLAGLGHVSLRLDDRAAARKTFEEILTLDATNVEARFQITAMRAADALTARDLPQALKLYEELHDLVPDHAPVNFQLGLLYAQRGEAAAAIAAFQRCLQANYRVDEVEEILGKLQ; encoded by the coding sequence TTGGCTGCCTCGCGCCTGCAGATCGCTCATCCACCCGGTTACCCGCTGCTGACTCTCGTCGGCAACGTCTGGGCCGGGGCGGCGTTCTTTCTGCGACCGATTGTTGCTCTGAACCTGCTGAGCGCTGTCTGCGCCTCCGGCGCTGCGCTGATGCTGTTCTTCGTGCTGCGGTCCTTCGCCGCTGAGCGAACCGCACCTGTCCAGATTACTGCGCTAAGCGTGGCTATCGCCTTCGCCGCCACGCGCACGCTGTGGTCTGTTGCCACGGACTTCGAGGTTTACGCGCTCTCGGCCTTCCTCGTCGCGCTCGCTCTCTGGAGTCTATTGCGCTGGTGGCACGCCGGTGACCGCCCTGCCTTCTATCTCTCGGCCTTTACCCTCGGCCTCGGACTTGCCAATCATCTCTCAATCTTCGCACTGGTTCCGGCATTCCTCCTCGTAAGCTGGTTGCACCGTCGCACCGTCCCCCTGCGCGATTTTGTTGCGGCCGGTTTGTTCCTCTTGCTTGCCCTTTCCGGATATCTCTATCTGCTGCTGCGCCCCGGTGCTTCCTTGATTCTGAGCTGGTACAATCCGCAGACTTGGGTCGGGTTCCAGCAGCAAGTCTTCGCCGAAAGCTATCAGCGTTTCCTCGCGGCGCCGCAATTCGCCGACTTGCCGCCCTACTTCCACCGCCTCGGACTGCAACTGGCAGGCGAACTTGTCGTGCCCGTGCTGACACTCGGCGTGATCGGACTCGTAGTCCAATTCCGTCGCAATGCGCGTCTCGCCGTAGTCCTCGCGCTGACGGTGATTGCGAATCTCGCACTCAACTTCAGCTACACCATCGCCGACATTGCGCCTTATTTCTTGCCCACCATCATCGTGGCGTGCCTCTGGATCGGTGAGCTGTTCTTCAAGCTTTCGCACCTGCGCCGCTTGATCTGGCTCGCGCCGCTCCTGGCCTTCGTCATCGCGGTCACCGCTGTTGTCGGCAACTGGAAGACTTGCGACTTGTCGACCCGTACGAATTCCGAGCTCTACGCTCGCGATCTGTTCGCCCGCGTGCCCGGCGGCGGACTGCTCCTCTGCGGTTCTGACAACTCGATGTTTCCGTGCCTCTACCTCCGCTACGTTGAAAACTATCGCCCGGACTGCGCTGTCGCCGGCCATCTCCCCACGCTCTCGCATCTGCAGCGTCTGCTCAATTATCGCGACACCGGCAACTGGACGCACTTTCGTAATCTGCTCGACTACGGCCTTGACTCGACCACGCTTCCCATCGTGATGGCGCGCGAATTGATGAACTACGAGAATGACTATCCCCGCCTGCGCACGGATCTCACCCCTCTCGACCTGGTCTACGTCAAAGACTCTTCGCTTATCGCTGCTCTCGCCGGGAAGCCGCTGCTCCTTCCGTGGAATTCACCCCCGGCAATCTATGATCCCAAAGAAGCCGCTCTTTATTGCGTTTACCTGCTCGCCCTGGCCGATCAGGCGCGTTCCACTGATCCGGCCGAATCCGACCGTCTCGTCGTTCAGGCCTCTCAGCTGGTGCAGGCGACGCGCGAACCATCAACCGTCAGCGCTCTCGCTGCCGCCTTGGTGGCTGCCGACAGATTGCCGGCTGCTCGCCGTCTGCTGGAGTCGGTCGTCAACGACCCCTCGCTGCGCCGCAGTGAACGACTGCAGTTTCTGGCGGGATTGGGTCACGTCAGTTTGCGACTTGATGACCGCGCCGCTGCGCGAAAAACCTTTGAGGAAATTCTCACTCTGGATGCCACCAACGTCGAGGCCCGTTTCCAAATCACCGCCATGCGCGCTGCCGATGCCTTGACTGCGCGTGATCTCCCGCAGGCACTTAAGCTGTATGAAGAGCTGCACGACCTCGTCCCTGACCACGCGCCCGTCAACTTCCAGCTCGGCTTGCTCTATGCACAGCGCGGCGAGGCCGCCGCAGCCATTGCCGCGTTTCAGCGCTGCCTTCAAGCGAACTACCGCGTTGACGAGGTCGAGGAAATCTTGGGTAAGCTGCAGTAA
- a CDS encoding asparagine synthetase B, with amino-acid sequence MTNLRIVIVAVLAVCLLAPAAFANKILIYMDREQTNHLKAYGVAYWSLTQGRNVEWLLNYRGGSFLLDAVEGIRNICALRGVAYTEVNAADEALIRATIEENNMESVLLEKAPAVAIYSPANKEPWDDAVTLALKYAEIEYKTVWDAEVLDGRLEDYDWLHLHHEDFTGQYGRFYNSFRNTLWYQQEVAANEQMARQLGYRKVSDMKKAVVNTIEDFVARGGFMFSMCSAPETFDIARAAENTDIVPREFDGDPIDPDFNAKLDFDRCLAFENFTLSVNPLEYKHSNIDTYPDRQVYFPVPDLDYFQLFDFSAKLDPVPTMLVQNHVGVVKGFMGQTTAFRKSLLKKFVTILGEVEGQDEVRYVHGNYGKGTFTFLGGHDPEDYQHMVGDPPTDLDLHKDSPGYRLILNNILFPAAKKKERKT; translated from the coding sequence ATGACAAACCTGCGCATCGTTATCGTGGCCGTGCTGGCCGTTTGTCTGCTGGCACCCGCTGCCTTCGCCAACAAGATCCTGATCTACATGGATCGCGAACAGACTAACCATCTGAAAGCCTACGGCGTCGCCTATTGGTCGCTGACCCAGGGCCGCAACGTCGAATGGCTGCTCAACTACCGCGGCGGCTCGTTCCTGCTTGATGCCGTCGAAGGCATCCGCAATATTTGCGCGCTCCGTGGCGTCGCCTACACCGAGGTCAATGCCGCCGACGAAGCTCTGATCCGCGCGACGATCGAAGAGAACAATATGGAGTCAGTGTTGCTCGAGAAAGCGCCGGCCGTGGCCATCTACTCGCCGGCCAATAAAGAACCGTGGGACGATGCCGTCACCCTCGCGCTGAAATACGCCGAGATCGAATACAAAACCGTCTGGGATGCCGAGGTGCTCGACGGCCGCCTCGAAGACTACGACTGGCTTCATCTGCACCACGAGGATTTCACCGGCCAGTACGGCCGGTTCTATAATTCCTTCCGCAACACGCTCTGGTATCAACAGGAGGTTGCGGCTAACGAACAGATGGCGCGCCAACTCGGCTATCGCAAAGTCTCCGATATGAAGAAAGCTGTCGTCAATACCATCGAGGACTTCGTCGCTCGCGGCGGCTTCATGTTCTCGATGTGCTCCGCGCCCGAAACCTTCGACATCGCCCGGGCCGCCGAGAATACTGACATCGTCCCGCGTGAATTCGACGGCGATCCGATCGATCCGGACTTCAATGCGAAACTTGACTTCGACCGCTGCCTCGCCTTCGAGAATTTCACCCTGTCGGTGAATCCGCTCGAATACAAACATTCCAACATCGACACCTACCCCGATCGCCAGGTTTACTTTCCGGTACCCGATCTTGACTACTTCCAGTTGTTCGACTTCTCCGCCAAACTCGATCCGGTCCCGACCATGCTCGTGCAAAACCACGTCGGCGTCGTCAAGGGCTTCATGGGACAAACCACCGCGTTCCGCAAGTCGTTGCTGAAGAAGTTCGTTACCATCCTCGGCGAAGTCGAAGGGCAGGATGAAGTCCGCTATGTCCACGGCAACTATGGCAAGGGTACGTTCACTTTTCTCGGCGGTCATGATCCCGAAGATTATCAGCATATGGTCGGCGATCCGCCCACCGATCTCGACCTGCACAAGGACTCCCCCGGCTACCGGTTGATTCTCAACAACATCCTGTTTCCCGCGGCCAAGAAGAAAGAGCGCAAAACCTGA
- a CDS encoding replication-associated recombination protein A yields MRPETLDEFVGQHDLMDPGKPLRALLDKGKIHSAIFWGPPGSGKTTLAYLISRLLKLKFIFFSAVTSGIKEIKAVMVEAEKEESLYGKRTILFVDEIHRFNKGQQDAFLPYVESGKIVLLGATTENPSFEVVGALLSRLKVYLLKPLDTADLDHIITRALADSERGLGGKQITLHVDAREYILQVSGGDARKALTLLELACEADPDWEQGRAEITLARITEVQQKKVLLYSKSGEEHYNLISALHKSMRDSDPDAALYWLARMLSAGEDPLYIARRVVRFAVEDVGLADPNAMAVALHAKEVYEFLGTPEGELGIAEAVIYLACAPKSNSAYQAFGSVMKTVEAEPAYEVPYHIRNAVTGLMKGFGYGAGYRYAHDEPDAITGQSDLPDQLSTRRFYYPTDHGLEKKIKERLELWDTLRQKKRQ; encoded by the coding sequence ATGCGCCCCGAAACACTGGACGAGTTCGTCGGCCAGCACGATCTCATGGATCCCGGCAAGCCCCTGCGCGCTCTGCTTGACAAGGGGAAGATCCACTCGGCGATTTTCTGGGGCCCGCCGGGTTCGGGCAAGACCACTCTGGCTTACTTGATCTCGCGCTTGCTCAAACTCAAGTTCATCTTCTTTTCAGCGGTCACCTCGGGCATCAAGGAGATCAAGGCCGTAATGGTCGAAGCTGAGAAGGAAGAATCGCTCTACGGTAAGCGAACCATCCTTTTTGTCGACGAAATCCACCGCTTCAACAAAGGCCAACAGGATGCCTTTCTTCCATATGTGGAGTCAGGCAAGATCGTTCTCCTCGGCGCCACGACGGAGAACCCGTCGTTCGAAGTCGTCGGCGCGCTCCTGTCGCGACTTAAGGTCTATCTCCTGAAGCCGCTCGATACGGCCGATCTCGATCACATCATCACTCGTGCCCTCGCTGATTCCGAGCGCGGCCTCGGCGGCAAACAGATCACGCTCCATGTCGATGCCCGCGAATACATCCTGCAGGTATCCGGCGGTGATGCCCGCAAGGCGCTGACCTTGCTCGAACTCGCGTGCGAAGCCGACCCCGATTGGGAGCAGGGAAGGGCTGAGATCACGCTGGCGCGCATCACTGAGGTCCAGCAGAAGAAGGTCTTGCTCTACTCTAAATCGGGCGAAGAACATTACAATCTCATCTCCGCGCTGCACAAATCGATGCGCGACTCCGATCCCGATGCCGCCCTTTACTGGCTCGCCCGCATGTTGTCGGCCGGCGAGGATCCGCTCTATATCGCGCGCCGCGTTGTCCGCTTTGCCGTCGAGGATGTCGGTCTCGCCGATCCTAACGCCATGGCCGTCGCCCTGCATGCCAAAGAGGTTTACGAGTTTCTTGGCACTCCGGAGGGCGAACTCGGCATCGCGGAAGCCGTCATCTACCTGGCGTGTGCCCCCAAATCCAACAGCGCCTACCAAGCCTTCGGCAGCGTCATGAAAACCGTAGAAGCTGAGCCGGCCTACGAAGTCCCATACCACATTCGCAACGCCGTCACCGGACTGATGAAAGGTTTCGGCTACGGCGCCGGCTACCGGTATGCCCATGACGAGCCCGACGCCATCACCGGCCAGTCCGATTTGCCCGACCAGCTCTCAACGCGCCGTTTCTACTACCCGACCGACCACGGCCTGGAAAAGAAGATCAAGGAACGCCTCGAATTATGGGACACCCTCCGCCAGAAGAAGCGCCAATAG
- a CDS encoding PEP-CTERM sorting domain-containing protein — MTGTRDVIPEPATLLLFGLGAAGMGLARRHKHPKT, encoded by the coding sequence ATGACTGGCACGCGCGACGTCATTCCCGAACCGGCCACCCTGCTACTCTTTGGCCTCGGCGCCGCCGGCATGGGCTTGGCTCGCCGTCACAAACACCCCAAGACTTAG
- a CDS encoding insulinase family protein — MRSGRKAIGIVVLALSLLGQAAAFDLNVDVSQLENGLTVLICPDTTSPTASVFTFVNAGSRDEDRAGITGLAHVFEHMMFRGTPKYPSFVNAVTPLGAENNAWTETDYTAYFLNAEARFLEQMLEIESDRIQNLNFTNETFRTELGPVKEERRRGVADDAEGFLSVEHDRLAYTTHTYQHPVIGWEEDLEKYMTYEDGLQFKNRFYAPNNCVLVVTGNVDVGKTKELVNRFYAGWPRGEAYVPNILPEPRQTEERSMAFTWKDDETPPLLRIGYHIGSARDNLEDLAAMNLINQVLFGQSGRLTKRLRDELALVESVWGNADMRKDPSLTAISARLRRGASLNEVRDTIYGQLQRLTTELIPAAELDRARNNLRSEMIYRLDRPSRIAGSLGSYQLLAGNFRKMFELYDLYGSVTAEKIRSVALTVFAPTNRSVVTLVPKSGV; from the coding sequence ATGCGATCAGGGAGAAAGGCAATTGGGATTGTTGTCCTGGCGCTGTCGCTGCTGGGCCAAGCGGCGGCGTTTGATCTGAATGTCGATGTGTCACAGCTGGAGAACGGGTTAACGGTATTGATTTGTCCCGATACGACTTCGCCAACCGCAAGCGTATTTACATTCGTGAATGCCGGTTCCCGGGATGAAGACCGTGCCGGCATCACGGGGTTGGCACATGTCTTTGAGCATATGATGTTTCGGGGGACGCCGAAGTATCCGAGTTTCGTCAACGCGGTGACCCCGTTGGGGGCCGAGAACAACGCCTGGACGGAGACCGACTACACAGCGTATTTCCTGAACGCTGAAGCGCGCTTTTTGGAACAGATGCTGGAGATTGAGTCGGATCGAATCCAGAATCTGAATTTCACGAATGAGACGTTTCGCACGGAATTGGGACCGGTGAAGGAAGAACGTCGACGTGGTGTCGCCGACGATGCCGAGGGGTTCCTGAGCGTTGAACACGATCGACTGGCGTATACGACGCACACCTATCAGCACCCGGTGATCGGCTGGGAAGAAGACCTTGAGAAGTACATGACCTATGAAGACGGGCTGCAGTTCAAGAACCGTTTTTATGCTCCGAACAACTGCGTGCTCGTAGTCACTGGAAATGTTGACGTCGGAAAGACCAAGGAGCTGGTTAATCGGTTCTACGCTGGCTGGCCGCGGGGTGAGGCGTATGTACCGAATATCCTGCCCGAGCCGCGCCAGACGGAAGAGCGGAGCATGGCGTTCACCTGGAAAGATGATGAGACGCCGCCGCTGTTGCGGATCGGATACCACATCGGTTCAGCGCGCGACAATCTTGAAGATCTCGCCGCGATGAATCTGATTAACCAGGTGCTGTTTGGTCAGTCGGGACGTCTGACCAAGCGACTGCGGGACGAGCTGGCACTGGTGGAGTCAGTGTGGGGCAATGCGGACATGCGCAAGGACCCAAGTCTGACGGCGATCAGCGCACGGCTGCGGCGTGGAGCGTCGCTGAACGAGGTGCGGGACACGATCTATGGCCAGCTGCAGCGGTTGACGACCGAGTTGATCCCGGCGGCGGAATTGGATCGCGCACGGAACAACCTGCGTTCGGAGATGATCTATCGCCTCGATCGCCCGTCGCGGATAGCCGGCTCACTGGGAAGCTATCAGCTTCTGGCCGGCAATTTCCGCAAGATGTTCGAGCTGTACGATCTTTACGGCTCGGTCACGGCCGAAAAGATTCGCAGTGTGGCGCTGACAGTCTTTGCGCCGACGAATCGATCGGTTGTAACGCTGGTCCCCAAGAGCGGAGTGTGA
- a CDS encoding insulinase family protein has product MKKLIVVAGVLAALMLCVSLVSCAGPQPERFVVIGKPGVPVVYYRMMVSAGSALDPAAEPGLANLTATLLNKGTKNYTREQLEQKLEQIGANINISVDKEVVVISGRTLSENAGEFYSIFREIFLEPTFPEEEFRLAVTQQLDRIGQTREDDAQLSLGVFENAIFADHRYGHLVQGTEKGVNAITRQDVVDFYRANYLQGNVIAGIAGAVEDSLVDRFRADIDQLPSGRVVRSDVMPKLSKTPKVILVEKENRAQSNLRIGHVLEDNRLSPQFYPMTLLGCYLGQHREMFGRLFQTVRSQRGLAYGAYAYVEYFRPDGWSKMQGTGIPRRDQYFHMWTYPKEVNFEFCIKLMLSEMTKLTTMPLAAEDIDRTKDFVANSFAFRIETAEQQLGMKMDEIWYGLPGFVDNFRKNINAVPRSELQTVAIDNLHPRQVLIVAVVSNGEAAKQELLSLDTKLELPSGAEEGDLKAINDEIKALDLKLTAEDIQIVKAAEVFR; this is encoded by the coding sequence ATGAAGAAGCTCATAGTAGTAGCGGGAGTGCTGGCGGCGTTGATGCTTTGTGTCAGCCTGGTCTCTTGTGCCGGACCCCAGCCGGAGCGGTTCGTGGTGATCGGCAAGCCAGGAGTACCGGTGGTGTACTATCGGATGATGGTCTCAGCCGGATCGGCGCTCGATCCGGCAGCGGAGCCGGGATTAGCGAATTTGACGGCGACGTTGCTCAACAAAGGAACGAAGAACTATACGCGCGAACAACTGGAACAGAAATTGGAGCAGATCGGCGCTAATATCAACATCTCGGTCGACAAGGAAGTGGTCGTGATTTCGGGGCGAACCTTAAGTGAGAACGCCGGCGAGTTCTATTCGATTTTTCGAGAGATATTCCTGGAGCCGACTTTTCCCGAGGAGGAATTCCGGCTGGCGGTGACACAACAACTCGATCGCATCGGGCAGACTCGTGAGGATGACGCGCAGTTGTCGCTGGGCGTATTCGAGAATGCGATCTTTGCCGACCATCGCTACGGCCATCTGGTGCAGGGTACGGAAAAGGGCGTGAATGCGATCACGCGGCAGGATGTCGTCGATTTCTATCGCGCGAACTACCTGCAAGGAAATGTGATCGCCGGAATCGCCGGCGCGGTGGAGGATTCATTGGTCGATCGTTTTCGCGCCGACATCGACCAGTTGCCGTCAGGACGGGTGGTGCGCTCGGATGTGATGCCGAAGTTGTCGAAGACGCCGAAAGTGATCCTGGTGGAGAAAGAGAACCGCGCGCAGTCGAACCTGCGAATTGGACATGTCCTCGAGGACAATCGCTTGTCTCCGCAGTTCTATCCGATGACACTGTTGGGCTGCTACCTGGGGCAGCATCGCGAGATGTTCGGACGGTTGTTCCAGACGGTGCGGTCGCAGCGCGGGCTGGCGTATGGGGCGTACGCCTATGTCGAATACTTCCGGCCGGACGGCTGGTCGAAAATGCAGGGCACGGGGATTCCACGACGCGACCAGTATTTCCACATGTGGACGTATCCGAAAGAGGTCAATTTTGAGTTCTGCATCAAGCTGATGCTGAGTGAAATGACCAAGCTGACGACGATGCCGCTGGCGGCGGAGGATATTGACCGGACGAAGGACTTTGTCGCCAACAGTTTTGCGTTCCGGATCGAGACGGCGGAGCAGCAACTCGGGATGAAGATGGATGAGATCTGGTACGGGTTGCCGGGGTTCGTTGATAACTTCCGCAAGAACATCAACGCGGTGCCGCGCAGCGAGCTGCAGACAGTGGCGATCGACAATTTGCATCCGCGGCAGGTGTTGATTGTGGCCGTGGTGTCGAACGGCGAGGCGGCCAAGCAGGAATTGCTGTCTTTGGACACCAAGTTAGAGCTACCGTCGGGTGCGGAGGAGGGCGACCTGAAGGCGATCAACGACGAAATCAAGGCGCTCGATCTGAAGCTGACGGCAGAGGATATTCAGATTGTGAAGGCGGCGGAGGTGTTTAGGTAG